A stretch of DNA from Sugiyamaella lignohabitans strain CBS 10342 chromosome B, complete sequence:
ACGGTCGTAGTGAATTTCAGAGCAAGGTCCACATGGGCCCTGATCTCCCATCTCCCAGAAATTATCTTTATAACTTCCAGGTAAAATATGGTCTTCAGCAACGCCAATATTTAACCAAAGTTGCTTGGCCTCTAGATCAGGCTCTAAACCAGCCTCCTTCTCACCGCCAAAGTAAGTAACATATAAACGGTCACTGTCTAAACCATATACTTTGGTCAGCAACTCCCAGCCCCAACCAATAGCCTCTTTCTTGAAATAGTCTCCAAAAGACCAATTACCCAACATCTCAAAGAAGGTGTGGTGATAACTGTCTCTACCCACATCTTCCAAATCGTTGTGTTTACCACCGGCTCTAATACACTTTTGAGAGTTGACAGCTCTTTTCAACTTAGCCAATGGAGAACTTGGATCAACAGTTCCAAGGAAAATTGGCTTGTACTGATTCATACCAGCATTTGCAAAGAGCAAAGTAGGATCGTCATAAGGAATGACCGATGAACTAGGAACAAACGAATGCTCCTTATCCTTGAAATAGTCCAAATAGGTAGCTCTGACCTAAAGGCATTGTTAGAATAAAATTACGAGGATCGAACCTAACGGCTTGTTCGTTGGGCTATCAAATGTATTTCTACTTACCTTGCTGGCATTCCATTTCTCCTCGAGCACAGTCATTTTCGATCGAACTTGAATGATACTGCCACTTGCTCTCTTCAAACTgtttgaaaataaagatAAATCTGACTTGGTTGCAAATTTCTGACTCAACGGTCTTAAATATTGCATCAACTAGCccagttttttttatctcacaataaataaacaccAAACGATGATGACTCTTATCAGCGTGACTATTGGTATCTCGTCAGTTATATATTGATTGTCATTTAACGAGAGCCACACGACAGATCATATAATTTTCACGCGTGTAAACCCGATAAAGCAACATGTACGCCGGGTAACTATGGGTTCAGCCCGTTATCATCTCCCAATAACTATACCATTTGGGGCTGGCAAAACTGTTACGAAATTCAAACTCCGTCTGTCTCGTCTTCAGACACTATTTGGTTTGGTATTTGTTTGCCTTCTTAGACATCTCTGTAATATTACAAAGCTCACACATCGAAGTATTAGACCTCAACTCTGAGCAAGAGATTACATATACATCCTAGAACAGGAACGGAACGGAAAACAGATTTAGTTTGCAAaactttttattttatattcgTTTTGAGTTTATACACAttgtgaaaaatatatcaaaatgataatgaagattAAAATGCTTAGTTAGACTCAGAAGCCAATTTAGCACCCTTAGAGACAACCTCCTCGATACCACCAACCATGTAGAAAGCAGCCTCAGGCAAGTTATCGTGCTTACCCTCAAGGATCTCCTTGAAAGACTTGACGGTCTCCTTAAGAGGAACAAGACGACCCTCAAGACCAGTGAAGACTTGAGCGACAGTGAAAGGTTGAGACAAGAATCTTTGAATCTTACGAGCACGCTCGACAGTCAACTTATCAGCCTCGGACAACTCATCCATACCCAAAATAGCAATGATATCTTGCAAAGACTTGTAAGCTTGCAAGGTTTGTTGAACGTTAGTGGCAACATTGTAGTGCTCTTGACCGACAACAGCAGCGTCCAAAAGACGAGACTTGGAATCAAGAGGGTCGACAGCGGGGTAGATACCCAACTCAGAGATAGAACGGGACAACACAGTGGTGGCGTCCAAATGGGCGAAGGTGgtggcaggagcaggatcGGTCAAATCATCGGCTGGGACATAGACAGCTTGGACTGAAGTGACGGAACCCTTTTGGGTAGTGGTAATACGCTCTTGAAGGGCACCCATATCAGTGGAAAGAGTAGGTTGGTAACCGACGGCAGAAGGAATACGACCCAAAAGAGCAGACACCTCAGAACCGGCTTGGGTGAAACGGAAAATGTTGTCAACGAAGAGCAACACATCTTGACCCTCCTCATCACGGAAGT
This window harbors:
- the ATP2 gene encoding F1F0 ATP synthase subunit beta (Beta subunit of the F1 sector of mitochondrial F1F0 ATP synthase; which is a large, evolutionarily conserved enzyme complex required for ATP synthesis; F1 translationally regulates ATP6 and ATP8 expression to achieve a balanced output of ATP synthase genes encoded in nucleus and mitochondria; phosphorylated; GO_component: GO:0016021 - integral component of membrane [Evidence ISM] [PMID 12192589]; GO_component: GO:0016020 - membrane [Evidence IEA]; GO_component: GO:0005743 - mitochondrial inner membrane [Evidence IEA,IEA]; GO_component: GO:0005754 - mitochondrial proton-transporting ATP synthase, catalytic core [Evidence IDA] [PMID 17082766]; GO_component: GO:0005754 - mitochondrial proton-transporting ATP synthase, catalytic core [Evidence IMP] [PMID 6225776]; GO_component: GO:0005739 - mitochondrion [Evidence IEA,IEA]; GO_component: GO:0005739 - mitochondrion [Evidence IDA] [PMID 16823961]; GO_component: GO:0005739 - mitochondrion [Evidence IPI] [PMID 16962558]; GO_component: GO:0045261 - proton-transporting ATP synthase complex, catalytic core F(1) [Evidence IEA]; GO_component: GO:0045261 - proton-transporting ATP synthase complex, catalytic core F(1) [Evidence IDA] [PMID 15294286]; GO_component: GO:0033178 - proton-transporting two-sector ATPase complex, catalytic domain [Evidence IEA]; GO_function: GO:0005524 - ATP binding [Evidence IEA,IEA]; GO_function: GO:0016887 - ATPase activity [Evidence IDA] [PMID 15294286]; GO_function: GO:0016887 - ATPase activity [Evidence IDA] [PMID 18722382]; GO_function: GO:0016787 - hydrolase activity [Evidence IEA]; GO_function: GO:0016820 - hydrolase activity, acting on acid anhydrides, catalyzing transmembrane movement of substances [Evidence IEA]; GO_function: GO:0017111 - nucleoside-triphosphatase activity [Evidence IEA]; GO_function: GO:0000166 - nucleotide binding [Evidence IEA,IEA]; GO_function: GO:0046933 - proton-transporting ATP synthase activity, rotational mechanism [Evidence IEA]; GO_function: GO:0046933 - proton-transporting ATP synthase activity, rotational mechanism [Evidence IDA] [PMID 20691145]; GO_function: GO:0046933 - proton-transporting ATP synthase activity, rotational mechanism [Evidence IMP,ISS] [PMID 6225776]; GO_function: GO:0046961 - proton-transporting ATPase activity, rotational mechanism [Evidence IMP] [PMID 2529856]; GO_process: GO:0006754 - ATP biosynthetic process [Evidence IEA]; GO_process: GO:0015991 - ATP hydrolysis coupled proton transport [Evidence IEA]; GO_process: GO:0046034 - ATP metabolic process [Evidence IEA]; GO_process: GO:0015986 - ATP synthesis coupled proton transport [Evidence IEA]; GO_process: GO:0015986 - ATP synthesis coupled proton transport [Evidence IDA] [PMID 20691145]; GO_process: GO:0015986 - ATP synthesis coupled proton transport [Evidence IMP] [PMID 2529856]; GO_process: GO:0015986 - ATP synthesis coupled proton transport [Evidence IMP,ISS] [PMID 6225776]; GO_process: GO:0006811 - ion transport [Evidence IEA]; GO_process: GO:0015992 - proton transport [Evidence IEA,IEA]; GO_process: GO:0006810 - transport [Evidence IEA]), which gives rise to MDGTEGLVRGTAVTDTGAPITVPVGRGTLGRIINVIGEPIDERGPIKADKFRPIHAEPPSFEEQSTSAEVLETGIKVVDLLAPYARGGKIGLFGGAGVGKTVFIQELINNIAKAHGGFSVFTGVGERTREGNDLYREMIETGVINLDGDSKVSLVFGQMNEPPGARARVALTGLTIAEYFRDEEGQDVLLFVDNIFRFTQAGSEVSALLGRIPSAVGYQPTLSTDMGALQERITTTQKGSVTSVQAVYVPADDLTDPAPATTFAHLDATTVLSRSISELGIYPAVDPLDSKSRLLDAAVVGQEHYNVATNVQQTLQAYKSLQDIIAILGMDELSEADKLTVERARKIQRFLSQPFTVAQVFTGLEGRLVPLKETVKSFKEILEGKHDNLPEAAFYMVGGIEEVVSKGAKLASESN